From a single Nocardioides panacis genomic region:
- a CDS encoding ABC transporter permease yields MSSQTVPTSRATGEPAELTLPGARRTASPSRLLYGAAGIVLALLLWEALAYLKDDAVLLPTVQETARTFWEYMSTRYPAVVGNTLWQHALVSVGRIAVGWGVGVLIGVAVGGLMVSVPLLRHLVDPLIEITRPLPPLAFIPLFIVWFGIGETSKFLLILVGVVPIMIIATVSALDAVPKELEQAARSLGATPFWTLVTVRLRSALPAIITGMRLAMGGAWTSIVAVELIAATAGLGYLINNAGVNLQTPLVLSGIVTISIVGIVFDSLLRLFHRSIDPTRR; encoded by the coding sequence ATGAGCAGCCAGACCGTGCCCACCTCGCGTGCCACCGGGGAGCCTGCCGAGCTCACGCTGCCCGGCGCCCGTCGTACGGCGTCGCCCTCGCGCCTCCTGTACGGCGCCGCCGGCATCGTGCTGGCCCTGCTGCTGTGGGAGGCGCTGGCCTACCTCAAGGACGACGCGGTGCTTCTGCCGACCGTCCAGGAGACCGCGAGGACCTTCTGGGAGTACATGAGCACCCGCTACCCGGCCGTGGTCGGCAACACACTGTGGCAGCACGCGCTGGTCAGCGTGGGCCGGATCGCGGTCGGCTGGGGCGTCGGGGTGCTGATCGGGGTGGCCGTCGGCGGCTTGATGGTCTCCGTGCCGCTGCTTCGGCACCTGGTAGACCCGCTCATCGAGATCACCCGCCCGCTGCCCCCGCTGGCCTTCATCCCGCTGTTCATCGTGTGGTTCGGCATCGGCGAGACCTCGAAGTTCCTGCTGATCCTGGTCGGCGTCGTGCCGATCATGATCATCGCCACCGTCTCGGCGCTCGACGCGGTGCCGAAGGAGCTCGAGCAGGCGGCCCGGAGCCTCGGCGCCACGCCGTTCTGGACCCTCGTCACCGTTCGCCTGCGCAGCGCGCTGCCGGCGATCATCACGGGCATGCGCCTGGCCATGGGCGGAGCCTGGACCAGCATCGTCGCGGTCGAGCTGATCGCGGCCACCGCCGGTCTCGGCTACCTGATCAACAACGCCGGGGTGAACCTGCAGACCCCACTCGTGCTGAGCGGGATCGTCACGATCTCGATCGTCGGGATCGTCTTCGACTCCCTGCTCCGGCTCTTCCACCGCAGCATCGACCCCACGCGCCGCTGA
- a CDS encoding ABC transporter ATP-binding protein has product MTAIATEQGAVSVRNVRKSFAGRSRKARERLALDGFDLDVRPGEFLCLLGPSGCGKSTLLNLLAGFSEPDSGELAVDGVPVKGPGPERGVLFQTPMLFPWLTTLDNVLYGPRARHERGDDVRRRAVGLLDTVGLGRSQDAYPHELSGGMRHRAAFARVLVNQPRVLLMDEPFGALDAITRVAMQKFLLHLWERDRMTVVFVTHDVEEAVLLGDRICVMSGTPGRTRAVFDIDLPRPRELELTDTLEFVHLKRQVREALEESHA; this is encoded by the coding sequence GTGACCGCGATCGCCACGGAGCAAGGCGCCGTCTCGGTCCGCAACGTTCGCAAGTCGTTCGCCGGCCGGTCGCGCAAGGCCCGCGAGAGGCTGGCGCTCGACGGCTTCGACCTCGACGTCCGGCCCGGTGAGTTCCTCTGCCTGCTCGGCCCGTCGGGCTGCGGCAAGTCCACGTTGCTGAACCTGCTGGCCGGGTTCTCGGAGCCCGACAGCGGCGAGCTCGCGGTCGACGGCGTGCCGGTCAAGGGGCCGGGTCCGGAGCGCGGGGTGCTGTTCCAGACGCCGATGTTGTTCCCCTGGCTCACGACGCTCGACAACGTCCTCTACGGACCGCGGGCCCGTCACGAGCGCGGCGACGACGTACGGCGTCGCGCGGTCGGCCTGCTCGACACGGTCGGGCTCGGCCGGTCCCAGGACGCCTACCCGCACGAGCTCTCCGGCGGCATGCGCCACCGGGCGGCGTTCGCACGAGTGCTGGTCAACCAGCCACGGGTGCTGCTGATGGACGAGCCGTTCGGCGCGCTCGACGCGATCACTCGGGTCGCGATGCAGAAGTTCCTGCTCCACCTGTGGGAGCGCGACCGGATGACGGTCGTCTTCGTCACTCACGACGTGGAGGAGGCGGTCCTGCTCGGCGACCGGATCTGCGTCATGTCCGGTACGCCGGGACGCACCCGGGCCGTCTTCGACATCGACCTGCCACGTCCGCGGGAGCTCGAGCTGACCGACACCCTCGAGTTCGTCCACCTCAAGCGCCAGGTGCGCGAGGCGCTGGAAGAGAGCCACGCATGA
- a CDS encoding ABC transporter substrate-binding protein: MRTKPLLASLVTSSALVLLAACSSTSSASSASGGDTEIGIGYFQSATIGPEVLVAGNPSLADKVDATIKLTPIDSGVAGLAELRGGAFPFVAGVGNPPVVGAISTDTKLKVIYGLYYDAAQLVVPASVKTNADLAGKTIGALQGSSEDFEIRGWLKSQGLEDTAKVVGFPSEAAIAAAYKAKRIDAGYVEIAQAIDLKDNAGGRQVVTAEEIAKLGYPSINVLGVTDDFAKQNPEVVQQVVCQVMKAQTVATGPDADTYITTAAKIVGAKPDEALAATKVIPFVSASDQTALLAKGGELEKAYALTGQFLVDQGRTKTAPTSAQITSHVDGSYAAKALKDGCDK; the protein is encoded by the coding sequence ATGCGCACCAAGCCCCTGCTCGCCTCACTCGTCACGAGCTCCGCACTCGTCCTGCTCGCCGCGTGCAGCTCGACCAGCTCCGCAAGCTCCGCCAGCGGTGGGGACACCGAGATCGGCATCGGCTACTTCCAGAGCGCGACCATCGGACCCGAGGTCCTGGTGGCCGGGAATCCCAGCCTGGCCGACAAGGTCGACGCCACGATCAAGCTCACCCCGATTGACTCAGGCGTTGCCGGCCTGGCCGAGCTGCGCGGTGGCGCGTTCCCGTTCGTGGCAGGGGTCGGGAACCCGCCGGTCGTGGGCGCGATCAGTACCGACACCAAGCTGAAAGTGATCTACGGCCTCTACTACGACGCGGCCCAGCTCGTCGTCCCGGCGTCGGTCAAGACGAACGCCGACCTGGCCGGGAAGACGATCGGCGCGCTGCAGGGCTCCTCGGAGGACTTCGAGATCCGAGGCTGGCTCAAGTCCCAGGGCCTCGAGGACACGGCGAAGGTCGTCGGCTTCCCGAGCGAGGCTGCAATCGCCGCGGCGTACAAGGCCAAGAGGATCGACGCCGGGTACGTCGAGATTGCCCAGGCGATCGACCTGAAGGACAACGCCGGCGGGCGTCAGGTGGTGACCGCGGAGGAGATCGCCAAGCTCGGCTACCCGTCGATCAACGTGCTGGGGGTGACCGACGACTTCGCGAAGCAGAACCCCGAGGTCGTCCAGCAGGTGGTCTGCCAGGTGATGAAGGCCCAGACCGTCGCCACGGGCCCGGACGCCGACACCTACATCACCACTGCTGCGAAGATCGTCGGGGCCAAGCCGGACGAGGCGCTCGCCGCCACCAAGGTGATCCCGTTCGTCTCCGCCTCCGACCAGACCGCCCTGCTCGCCAAGGGCGGCGAGCTGGAGAAGGCCTACGCGCTCACCGGTCAGTTCTTGGTCGACCAGGGACGCACCAAGACGGCCCCCACCTCGGCCCAGATCACCTCGCACGTCGACGGCAGCTACGCCGCCAAGGCGCTGAAGGACGGGTGCGACAAGTGA
- a CDS encoding VOC family protein, which produces MLATSDVIAFAPTTDLARARSFYETALGLSVVDENAYAVVFDAHGTMLRVTAVAEVAHPGYTVLGWQVTGMNEVVSGLESLGVVFARYEGMEQDAHGVWTTPNGDRVAWFTDPDGNVLSLTEFR; this is translated from the coding sequence GTGCTTGCCACGAGCGACGTGATCGCATTCGCGCCCACCACCGACTTGGCCAGGGCACGGTCCTTCTACGAAACCGCTCTCGGACTTTCCGTCGTTGACGAGAACGCCTACGCGGTCGTGTTCGACGCTCACGGCACGATGCTGCGCGTCACCGCCGTGGCAGAGGTAGCTCACCCCGGCTACACGGTGCTCGGCTGGCAGGTGACTGGCATGAACGAGGTCGTCAGCGGGCTCGAATCCCTCGGCGTCGTGTTCGCCCGATACGAAGGGATGGAGCAGGACGCCCATGGCGTGTGGACGACTCCGAACGGCGATCGCGTCGCATGGTTCACCGATCCCGACGGAAACGTCCTGTCCCTCACCGAGTTCAGGTAG
- a CDS encoding ABC transporter ATP-binding protein, producing MPASGSPPVHSRYLPRSNNPPSLGRVLAGGTPMKRTPAARARGISKYYGNLVALDGVDLDVEPGQVHGLVGPNGAGKTTLLGLLLGVATADAGTLEILGRPVGRPLAIADGVAGFVDGPGLYPSLTARQNLTAVASLRGIRSGRPHHVDTALEQAGLTDVADVRVRGYSLGMRQRLGLAAALLTRPHLLILDEPSNGLDPDGTRHVHRLINELTDAGVAVVLSSHRMDDLASLCAEVTILVTGRVVFAGPVEKLAAESGELDYRLQTSDPVRARAIAASTPHIRLHGPARDRPHSEALVLSGPVRSVDVLVARLADAGVALRGLAPVITPLEAAFLALTGGQADPDGAA from the coding sequence ATGCCCGCGAGCGGTTCGCCGCCCGTTCATTCTCGGTACCTCCCGCGGTCGAACAACCCTCCTAGCCTCGGCCGGGTCCTAGCGGGAGGAACCCCAATGAAACGGACCCCGGCCGCTCGGGCGCGCGGGATCAGCAAGTACTACGGCAACCTCGTCGCTCTGGACGGCGTCGACCTCGATGTCGAACCGGGGCAGGTCCATGGGCTGGTCGGTCCCAACGGCGCGGGTAAGACGACGCTGCTGGGTCTCCTCCTCGGCGTGGCGACAGCGGACGCGGGCACACTCGAGATTCTCGGCCGGCCGGTGGGACGCCCGCTCGCGATCGCCGACGGAGTCGCCGGCTTCGTCGACGGCCCCGGCCTCTACCCGTCGCTGACTGCCCGACAGAACCTGACCGCGGTCGCCTCGCTCCGCGGCATCCGCTCCGGACGTCCTCACCACGTCGACACCGCCCTCGAGCAGGCCGGGCTGACCGACGTCGCCGACGTGCGCGTGCGCGGCTACTCGCTGGGGATGCGTCAGCGGTTGGGCCTGGCGGCAGCACTGCTCACCCGCCCACACCTGCTCATCCTCGATGAACCCTCGAACGGGCTCGACCCCGACGGCACGCGCCACGTCCATCGGCTCATCAACGAGCTCACGGACGCCGGCGTGGCGGTCGTCCTCTCCAGCCACCGGATGGACGACCTGGCCTCGCTGTGCGCCGAGGTGACGATCCTCGTGACGGGACGAGTCGTCTTCGCGGGCCCGGTCGAGAAGCTGGCTGCGGAGAGCGGTGAGCTGGACTACAGGCTCCAGACCTCCGACCCGGTCCGAGCCCGCGCGATCGCCGCAAGCACGCCGCACATCCGCCTGCACGGACCCGCCCGGGATCGGCCACACTCCGAGGCGCTCGTGCTCAGCGGCCCGGTGCGATCGGTGGACGTCCTGGTGGCCCGGCTCGCCGACGCCGGTGTCGCCCTCCGCGGGCTGGCCCCGGTGATCACCCCGCTCGAGGCCGCGTTCCTCGCCCTCACCGGCGGCCAGGCCGACCCTGACGGTGCGGCATGA
- a CDS encoding ABC transporter permease, translating to MTTTAVPTDALDRAAPLLAGCRFELTKLLTQWRIRLILLACLVAPGCFVAVIGSQSSLPTDTVFGRAMHATGWAGPLVVLAFACSWGLPLLTSLVGGDVFAVEDRLGTWRHLLVAVRSPRRIFLAKAVASLTVIVLLMTALCASGVAGGLLAVGSHPLTGLDGHTLASAEAARVVLVAWVCVLPPTLAFAAVGLLGSVVLGRSPMGLLVPALLALAMNLVLLLPVPVAVRLALPSNAFLAWRGLFTEPARTGPLLIGIAVSLAWAAVATALAYLLFVRRDFTDLAYDGAGRRALVTAVLPLAALVAVTALVVAAATSGAGSGIGRHKLEAALTTAYAHLYRLQTEQLHRPAVTEADLHASAACDKGGDRVADRGPGNDWRCVVSWRLPGSTAEGSAIYQLDVTAEGRYVADGDGPKEVNGFFSVRTPSGDAPNPLWQFDGYVDLL from the coding sequence ATGACCACCACCGCGGTGCCGACCGACGCGCTGGACCGGGCGGCGCCGCTGCTTGCCGGCTGCCGGTTCGAGCTCACCAAGCTGCTCACCCAGTGGCGGATCCGCCTCATCCTGCTGGCCTGCCTGGTCGCACCCGGCTGCTTCGTCGCGGTCATCGGCTCGCAGTCGTCGCTGCCGACGGACACGGTCTTCGGTCGCGCGATGCACGCCACCGGCTGGGCCGGACCGCTGGTGGTCCTTGCGTTCGCGTGCAGCTGGGGCCTGCCCTTGCTGACCTCGCTGGTCGGCGGCGACGTCTTCGCGGTCGAGGACCGGCTCGGCACCTGGCGGCACCTCCTCGTCGCGGTCAGGTCCCCGCGCAGGATCTTCCTTGCCAAGGCGGTCGCCAGCCTCACCGTCATCGTGCTCTTGATGACCGCCCTGTGCGCCTCGGGCGTCGCCGGCGGACTACTCGCGGTCGGGAGCCACCCGCTCACCGGGCTCGACGGCCACACCCTCGCGTCCGCCGAGGCGGCTCGAGTGGTCCTGGTCGCCTGGGTGTGCGTGCTGCCGCCCACGCTCGCGTTCGCCGCCGTCGGCCTGCTCGGCTCGGTCGTGCTCGGTCGCTCGCCGATGGGGTTGCTGGTGCCTGCCCTGCTCGCCCTGGCGATGAACCTCGTGCTGCTGCTGCCGGTCCCGGTCGCCGTCCGGCTCGCGCTGCCGAGCAACGCCTTCCTCGCCTGGCGCGGCCTGTTCACCGAGCCCGCACGGACCGGGCCGCTGCTCATCGGCATCGCCGTCAGCCTCGCCTGGGCCGCGGTCGCGACCGCTCTGGCGTACCTGCTGTTCGTGCGCCGTGACTTCACCGACCTCGCCTACGACGGCGCCGGCCGGCGAGCCCTGGTCACGGCGGTGCTCCCGCTGGCCGCGCTCGTCGCGGTCACCGCCCTCGTCGTCGCCGCTGCCACCTCGGGCGCCGGGTCGGGTATCGGCCGGCACAAGCTCGAGGCCGCCCTGACGACCGCCTACGCCCACCTCTACCGGCTGCAGACCGAGCAGCTGCACCGGCCCGCGGTGACCGAGGCCGACCTGCACGCCAGCGCCGCCTGCGACAAGGGCGGAGACCGGGTGGCCGATCGCGGTCCCGGCAACGACTGGCGGTGCGTCGTGTCCTGGCGGCTGCCCGGCTCGACCGCCGAGGGCTCCGCGATCTACCAGCTCGACGTGACCGCGGAGGGGCGGTACGTCGCGGACGGAGACGGACCGAAGGAGGTGAACGGCTTCTTCTCGGTGCGCACCCCGTCCGGCGACGCACCCAACCCGCTGTGGCAGTTCGACGGCTACGTCGACCTGCTCTGA
- a CDS encoding bifunctional YncE family protein/alkaline phosphatase family protein, with protein MTGVRPGLLAQPRLRLVLAGTAALAVVGSGAAYGTTTIFGENVVGQEYANGLQISSDQILKPLGERLMTPYGKFMGSTVSPDGRFLVTTSNDRSVSLQVFDLSTYRLIWRAGTASGVNLRLTDNTVGQEGPAYSPDGAYLFMPNATGISRFPVNPDGTLAAPTKFSLPTVDGKRALTGGLTFSADGNTLYAAVNGQNTVVAIDPATGLTTRSWNVGIAPRQVKLVGDKLYVTNEGGRPATAGEATQDSYGTAVPADPTLGTSTHGTLSVIDPTAAGGAVGTIKVGLHPTAMYTRGTVLYVANTNDDTVSVVDTIRDRVVQTVATQPWRGSKVGYEPTGMTVQGGRLLVSLGRANAIAVYKLGKGPLDPVSYVGLVPTDYYPEDVFTVGGGTVVANRRGIDARGQKITSNQGYGTTPATAYGTHGTTASLTRFTLPSDGTIRDTYTPQVFAQNGWGDADTDVKHASGGRAVPAVPVPRRIGDPSTIKHVFLVVKENRTYDQVYGDMPEGNGDATLAQFGQQTTPNQHALARQFGLYDNTYDVGTNSAEGHNWLMQGDNPEYTESSAGEYTRSYDTEEDVLGHQRSGFLWTAIQAANRTARNYGEFEYTEGKPSGSWQQYYCAVKSVESGGDPAQLTTPELKGNYGSVIPSLNAITDPLAPPFDLSIPDVYRSQIWKHDFQRNGPADFQMLWLSSDHTGGPSTPRAAVADGDLAVGNVVDTISHSKYWKNSAIFVVEDDSQAGVDHVDGHRAPIQVISPWAAHGKTISTYYSQISMVRTIEQILGAEPLNQKVAAATPMFDAFRSRADNTPFTRVPNQIPLTENVNPAPLCGPDSPAGAPAAPTVGAADAPTAKAWGTWAQKQHFTGRQAKADYAHPELMNRYTWYQTHNWKTPYPGDPKVYLPEQVPGGYIPSPETD; from the coding sequence GTGACCGGCGTCCGTCCCGGGCTCCTCGCACAACCCAGGCTGAGGCTCGTCCTCGCCGGCACCGCGGCCCTCGCGGTCGTCGGCAGCGGGGCCGCCTACGGCACAACCACGATCTTCGGCGAGAACGTGGTCGGGCAGGAGTACGCCAACGGCCTGCAGATCTCCTCCGACCAGATCCTCAAGCCGCTCGGTGAGCGGCTGATGACGCCGTACGGCAAGTTCATGGGCAGCACGGTCAGCCCGGACGGCCGCTTCCTGGTGACCACCTCCAACGACCGCTCGGTGTCGCTCCAGGTCTTCGACCTCTCGACCTACCGGCTCATCTGGCGAGCCGGCACCGCCTCGGGCGTCAACCTCCGGCTCACCGACAACACCGTCGGCCAGGAGGGACCGGCGTACTCGCCGGACGGCGCGTACCTGTTCATGCCGAACGCCACCGGCATCAGCCGGTTCCCGGTGAACCCCGACGGCACCCTGGCGGCCCCGACCAAGTTCTCCCTCCCGACCGTCGACGGCAAGCGGGCCCTGACCGGCGGCCTGACGTTCTCCGCCGACGGCAACACCCTGTACGCCGCCGTCAACGGCCAGAACACGGTCGTCGCGATCGACCCGGCCACAGGCCTCACCACGCGCAGCTGGAACGTCGGCATCGCCCCCCGCCAGGTGAAGCTCGTCGGCGACAAGCTGTACGTCACCAACGAGGGCGGTCGACCCGCGACGGCCGGTGAGGCCACCCAGGACTCCTACGGCACCGCGGTGCCCGCCGACCCCACCTTGGGCACCTCCACCCACGGCACGCTCAGCGTCATCGACCCGACCGCCGCGGGCGGTGCCGTCGGCACGATCAAGGTGGGCCTGCACCCGACCGCGATGTACACCAGAGGCACGGTGCTGTACGTCGCCAACACCAACGACGACACCGTCTCGGTCGTGGACACGATCCGGGACCGCGTCGTGCAGACCGTCGCGACCCAGCCGTGGCGCGGGTCGAAGGTCGGCTACGAACCGACCGGCATGACGGTGCAGGGCGGCCGACTGCTGGTCAGTCTCGGCCGCGCCAACGCGATCGCCGTCTACAAGCTCGGGAAGGGCCCGCTCGACCCGGTCAGCTACGTCGGGCTGGTGCCCACCGACTACTACCCCGAGGACGTCTTCACCGTCGGCGGCGGGACCGTGGTCGCGAACCGCCGCGGTATCGACGCGCGCGGACAGAAGATCACGTCCAACCAGGGGTACGGCACCACACCGGCAACGGCGTACGGCACGCACGGCACCACCGCCTCGCTGACCCGGTTCACGCTCCCCAGTGACGGGACCATCCGCGACACGTACACCCCGCAGGTGTTCGCCCAGAACGGCTGGGGTGACGCGGACACCGACGTGAAGCACGCCAGCGGTGGCCGGGCTGTCCCGGCGGTGCCAGTCCCGCGGCGGATCGGCGATCCCTCGACCATCAAGCACGTCTTCCTGGTGGTCAAGGAGAACCGGACCTACGACCAGGTGTACGGCGACATGCCCGAGGGAAACGGCGACGCGACCCTCGCGCAGTTCGGCCAGCAGACGACGCCCAACCAGCACGCGCTGGCCCGCCAGTTCGGCCTGTACGACAACACCTACGACGTCGGCACCAACTCCGCGGAGGGCCACAACTGGCTGATGCAGGGCGACAACCCGGAGTACACCGAGTCCAGCGCCGGCGAGTACACCCGCTCCTACGACACCGAGGAGGACGTCCTGGGTCACCAACGCTCCGGCTTCCTCTGGACCGCGATCCAGGCGGCGAACCGGACGGCCCGCAACTACGGCGAGTTCGAGTACACCGAAGGCAAGCCGTCGGGCTCCTGGCAGCAGTACTACTGCGCGGTGAAGAGCGTGGAGAGCGGCGGTGACCCCGCCCAGCTCACCACCCCGGAGCTGAAGGGCAACTACGGGTCGGTCATCCCCTCGCTGAACGCGATCACCGACCCGCTCGCCCCGCCGTTCGACCTGTCGATCCCGGACGTGTACCGCTCCCAGATCTGGAAGCATGACTTCCAGCGGAACGGTCCGGCCGACTTCCAGATGCTGTGGCTCTCGAGCGACCACACCGGCGGCCCCTCGACCCCCCGTGCCGCCGTGGCCGACGGCGACCTCGCGGTGGGCAACGTGGTCGACACCATCTCGCACAGCAAGTACTGGAAGAACTCCGCGATCTTCGTGGTCGAGGACGACAGCCAGGCCGGTGTCGACCACGTCGACGGCCACCGGGCACCCATCCAGGTGATCAGCCCCTGGGCGGCCCACGGCAAGACGATCTCGACGTACTACTCGCAGATCTCGATGGTCCGCACCATCGAGCAGATCCTCGGCGCGGAGCCGCTGAACCAGAAGGTCGCCGCAGCGACCCCGATGTTCGACGCGTTCCGGTCCAGGGCGGACAACACACCCTTCACCAGGGTGCCCAACCAGATCCCGCTGACCGAGAACGTCAACCCCGCTCCCCTCTGTGGACCGGACTCGCCGGCGGGCGCGCCGGCGGCCCCCACCGTGGGGGCAGCAGACGCTCCGACCGCGAAGGCCTGGGGCACCTGGGCCCAGAAGCAACACTTCACCGGCCGCCAGGCCAAGGCCGACTACGCCCACCCCGAGCTGATGAACCGCTACACGTGGTACCAGACGCACAACTGGAAGACGCCCTACCCCGGCGACCCGAAGGTGTACCTCCCCGAGCAGGTGCCGGGCGGTTACATCCCGTCACCGGAGACCGACTGA
- a CDS encoding CHAD domain-containing protein produces MRAGCRCSPGVATVRLVRELRGTAAAVSESRDAESVRSRIDALLQDEGPDRDGSRTRTRVAVHLQDHYRASMHASLAYLDSPEYDAFVRRMERFTDLPPWTDAADHRADEEQTVLVEHEDCLLTQRVLFEAGEQAFLDGGDEPLLWRLQGREASTPAALRAEIARRATTVGRPSHHRWLR; encoded by the coding sequence CTGCGCGCAGGTTGCCGTTGTTCACCTGGAGTCGCTACGGTGCGTCTCGTGCGGGAGCTGAGGGGCACCGCGGCGGCGGTCAGCGAGTCTCGTGACGCCGAGAGCGTACGAAGTCGCATCGACGCCCTGCTCCAGGACGAGGGCCCGGACCGCGACGGCTCCCGGACGCGGACCCGGGTCGCCGTGCATCTGCAGGATCACTACCGCGCGAGCATGCACGCGTCGCTCGCCTACCTCGACAGCCCGGAGTACGACGCGTTCGTCCGGCGCATGGAGAGGTTCACCGATCTCCCGCCCTGGACGGACGCCGCCGACCACCGCGCCGACGAGGAGCAGACCGTCCTGGTCGAGCACGAGGACTGCCTGCTCACGCAGCGGGTGCTGTTCGAGGCCGGCGAGCAGGCGTTCCTGGACGGAGGGGACGAGCCGCTGCTCTGGCGGCTGCAAGGACGTGAGGCATCGACCCCTGCCGCACTGCGCGCCGAGATCGCCCGACGGGCCACCACCGTCGGTCGGCCCTCGCACCACCGCTGGCTCCGATAG
- a CDS encoding DUF4326 domain-containing protein encodes MGEPAAVRTSYLAVEGPGCGCPGPTERRPPGGAVTGPKRIQLSRTKGWRRPESAVVVARPGRWGNPFEIGTRVAAYLDHRPGEDPLWRWGDLGQYDGDHRLTRAESVAAFRAWVNRSIGPSGFHRSYEAKLELAGRDLACWCPLDEPCHADVLLAIANDGPHAPVTQPSAPVRHPS; translated from the coding sequence ATGGGAGAGCCCGCGGCGGTTCGAACGTCGTACCTGGCCGTGGAGGGCCCGGGCTGCGGATGCCCCGGCCCAACTGAGCGACGACCTCCGGGAGGTGCTGTGACCGGGCCCAAGCGGATCCAGCTGTCTCGGACGAAGGGATGGCGGAGACCGGAGAGCGCGGTCGTGGTCGCCCGGCCGGGCCGGTGGGGCAACCCGTTCGAGATCGGCACCCGGGTCGCCGCCTACCTCGACCACCGACCAGGCGAGGATCCGCTCTGGCGGTGGGGCGACCTCGGGCAGTACGACGGCGACCACCGCCTGACCCGCGCCGAGTCCGTGGCGGCGTTCCGCGCGTGGGTCAACCGCTCGATCGGGCCGTCCGGCTTCCACCGGTCCTACGAGGCCAAGCTCGAGCTCGCCGGGCGCGACCTCGCCTGCTGGTGCCCCCTCGACGAGCCCTGCCACGCGGACGTGCTGCTGGCGATCGCCAACGACGGTCCGCACGCACCAGTCACTCAGCCCAGCGCGCCGGTGCGCCACCCGTCCTGA
- a CDS encoding ABC transporter permease, producing the protein MTTTQATPPSAPLTREDLARQVRRRPGLGAALRWETRKLRAQHRAKAVLLGAVLGPIPVVFVIHGQSRPPKDTLFGRFATDNGYALALLVLGFAAQWVLPLLTAIVAGDVFASEDQHGTWKTVLTRSTSRGRLFWAKTLTACGFAVLVLVLLAASTIVSSLLIVGHQPLTGLSGQTIGSGTALRLVAGAWAATLPAMLAFTCLAILLSVWSRNPAVGIATPVVLGMVMQLVGSLGGIEAIRPLLLTTSFESWHGLFTTPGFTGPLVEGVLVCALWSLVSLTAAFALLRRRDITGG; encoded by the coding sequence ATGACCACCACCCAAGCGACGCCGCCGTCAGCTCCGCTGACCCGTGAAGACCTTGCCCGCCAGGTGCGCCGCCGACCGGGGCTGGGTGCCGCGCTGCGGTGGGAGACCCGCAAGCTGCGCGCCCAGCACCGCGCCAAGGCCGTCCTGCTCGGCGCCGTCCTCGGGCCCATCCCCGTGGTGTTCGTCATCCACGGGCAGTCCCGGCCGCCCAAGGACACCCTGTTCGGCCGGTTCGCGACCGACAACGGGTACGCGCTCGCGCTGCTCGTCCTCGGGTTCGCGGCGCAGTGGGTGCTGCCGTTGCTGACGGCCATCGTCGCCGGGGACGTGTTCGCCAGCGAGGACCAGCACGGCACCTGGAAGACCGTCCTGACGCGCTCCACCAGCCGGGGCCGGCTCTTCTGGGCCAAGACGCTCACCGCGTGCGGGTTCGCCGTACTCGTGCTGGTGCTCCTGGCCGCGTCCACCATCGTCTCGAGCCTGCTCATCGTCGGCCACCAGCCACTCACCGGGCTGTCCGGGCAGACCATCGGCTCCGGGACCGCCCTCCGGCTCGTGGCCGGCGCCTGGGCCGCCACGCTTCCCGCCATGCTCGCGTTCACCTGCCTGGCCATCTTGTTGTCGGTCTGGTCCCGCAACCCGGCGGTCGGCATCGCCACCCCGGTCGTCCTCGGCATGGTGATGCAGCTCGTCGGTTCCCTCGGCGGCATCGAGGCCATCCGCCCGCTGCTGCTCACGACCTCGTTCGAGTCCTGGCACGGCCTGTTCACCACCCCCGGCTTCACCGGACCGCTCGTCGAAGGCGTGCTGGTCTGTGCCCTGTGGAGCCTCGTGTCGCTGACCGCGGCCTTCGCCCTGCTCCGTCGTCGCGACATCACTGGAGGCTGA